Proteins from one Gibbsiella quercinecans genomic window:
- a CDS encoding valine--tRNA ligase, translated as MEKTNSQLDTAYDPTQIEQKLYDHWESQGYFKPNGDTSQESFCIMIPPPNVTGSLHMGHAFQQTIMDTMIRYQRMQGKNTLWQAGTDHAGIATQMVVERKIAAEENKTRHDYGRDAFIDKIWQWKAESGGTITRQMRRLGNSVDWERERFTMDEGLSNAVKEVFVRLYNEDLIYRGKRLVNWDPKLRTAISDLEVENRESKGSMWHLRYPLADGAKTAEGKDYLIVATTRPETVLGDTGVAVNPEDPRYKDLIGKEIILPLVNRRIRIVGDEHADMEKGTGCVKITPAHDFNDYEVGKRHGLPMINILTFDGDIRQEAEVFDTLGEASQVYSSEIPAQFRGLERFAARKAIVAAFDELGLLAEIKPHDLTVPYGDRGGVVIEPMLTDQWYVRTAPLAKVAVEAVEQGEIQFVPKQYENMYFSWMRDIQDWCISRQLWWGHRIPAWYDANGKVYVGRNEEEVRRENNLGADVQLNQDEDVLDTWFSSGLWTFSTLGWPEQTEALKTFHPTNVMVSGFDIIFFWIARMIMLTMHFIKDENGKPQVPFKTVYMTGLIRDDEGQKMSKSKGNVIDPLDMVDGISLTDLLEKRTGNMMQPQLAEKIRKRTEKQFPNGIEPHGTDALRFTLAALASTGRDINWDMKRLEGYRNFCNKLWNASRFVLMNTEEHDCGFNGGEMQLSLADRWVLAEFNRTVKAYREALDSYRFDIAAGILYEFTWNQFCDWYLELTKPVLGNGSEAEQRATRHTLITVLEALLRLAHPIIPFITETIWQRVKQLKGITADTIMLQPFPAYDAAQEDQQALDDLEWIKQAITAVRNIRAEMNIAPSKQLDVLLRNANADAQRRVQENQSFIEKLARLQSITLLPAGEKGPVSVTKLVDGAELLIPMAGFIDKDAEIARLTKEMAKLDGEIAAIEGKLANESFVARAPEAVVNKERDRLAACKEGKVKLQEQQATIAAL; from the coding sequence ATGGAAAAGACAAACAGTCAACTCGACACCGCATACGATCCAACCCAGATCGAACAGAAGCTGTACGATCACTGGGAAAGCCAGGGTTACTTCAAGCCGAACGGCGATACCAGCCAGGAAAGCTTCTGCATCATGATCCCGCCGCCGAACGTGACCGGCAGCCTGCACATGGGCCACGCTTTCCAGCAAACCATCATGGATACCATGATCCGCTACCAGCGCATGCAGGGTAAAAACACCCTGTGGCAGGCGGGCACCGACCACGCCGGCATCGCCACCCAAATGGTGGTTGAACGCAAAATCGCCGCGGAAGAGAACAAAACCCGCCATGACTACGGCCGCGATGCGTTCATCGACAAAATCTGGCAGTGGAAGGCGGAATCCGGCGGCACCATCACCCGCCAGATGCGCCGCCTCGGCAACTCCGTGGACTGGGAGCGTGAACGCTTCACCATGGACGAAGGCTTGTCCAACGCAGTGAAAGAAGTGTTTGTCCGCCTGTATAACGAAGATCTGATTTATCGCGGCAAGCGCCTGGTGAACTGGGATCCCAAACTGCGCACTGCCATTTCCGATCTGGAAGTGGAAAACCGCGAGTCCAAAGGGTCGATGTGGCACCTGCGTTACCCGCTGGCCGACGGCGCGAAAACCGCCGAAGGCAAGGATTACCTGATCGTCGCCACCACCCGCCCGGAAACCGTGCTGGGCGATACCGGCGTGGCGGTTAACCCGGAAGATCCGCGCTATAAGGATCTGATTGGCAAAGAGATCATCCTGCCGCTGGTCAACCGCCGCATTCGCATCGTCGGCGATGAACACGCCGATATGGAAAAAGGCACCGGCTGCGTGAAAATCACCCCGGCGCACGACTTCAACGACTACGAAGTGGGCAAGCGCCACGGCCTGCCGATGATCAACATTCTGACTTTCGACGGCGACATCCGCCAGGAAGCCGAAGTGTTCGATACCCTGGGCGAAGCCAGCCAGGTTTACAGCAGCGAGATCCCGGCCCAGTTCCGCGGCCTGGAGCGCTTTGCCGCCCGTAAGGCCATCGTGGCCGCCTTCGACGAGCTTGGCCTGCTGGCCGAGATAAAGCCACACGATCTGACGGTGCCGTACGGCGATCGCGGCGGTGTGGTTATCGAACCAATGCTGACCGACCAATGGTACGTGCGCACCGCGCCGCTGGCCAAAGTGGCGGTGGAAGCCGTGGAACAGGGCGAAATCCAGTTCGTGCCGAAGCAGTATGAAAACATGTACTTCAGTTGGATGCGGGATATCCAGGACTGGTGTATCTCCCGCCAACTGTGGTGGGGCCACCGTATCCCGGCCTGGTACGACGCCAACGGCAAAGTGTACGTCGGCCGCAACGAAGAAGAAGTGCGCCGCGAGAACAACCTGGGTGCCGACGTTCAGTTGAACCAGGATGAAGACGTGCTGGACACCTGGTTCTCTTCCGGCCTGTGGACCTTCTCCACCCTCGGCTGGCCGGAGCAGACCGAAGCGCTGAAAACCTTCCACCCGACCAACGTGATGGTGAGCGGGTTCGACATCATCTTCTTCTGGATTGCCCGCATGATCATGCTGACCATGCACTTCATCAAAGATGAAAACGGCAAGCCGCAGGTGCCGTTTAAAACCGTGTACATGACCGGCCTGATCCGCGACGACGAAGGGCAGAAAATGTCCAAGTCCAAGGGCAACGTGATCGATCCGCTCGACATGGTGGACGGTATTTCGCTGACGGACCTGCTGGAAAAACGCACCGGCAACATGATGCAGCCGCAGTTGGCGGAAAAAATCCGTAAGCGCACCGAGAAGCAGTTCCCGAATGGCATCGAGCCGCACGGCACCGACGCCTTGCGCTTCACTCTGGCGGCGCTGGCCTCCACCGGCCGCGACATCAACTGGGACATGAAGCGCCTGGAAGGCTACCGCAACTTCTGTAACAAGCTGTGGAACGCCAGCCGCTTTGTGTTGATGAACACCGAAGAGCACGATTGCGGCTTTAACGGCGGCGAAATGCAGCTTTCGCTGGCAGATCGCTGGGTGCTGGCAGAGTTCAACCGCACGGTGAAAGCCTACCGCGAAGCGCTGGACAGCTACCGTTTCGATATCGCCGCCGGCATCCTGTATGAGTTCACCTGGAACCAGTTCTGCGACTGGTATCTGGAACTGACCAAGCCGGTGCTGGGCAACGGCAGCGAAGCGGAACAGCGCGCCACCCGCCACACGCTGATCACCGTGCTGGAAGCGTTGCTGCGCCTGGCGCACCCGATCATTCCGTTCATCACCGAGACCATCTGGCAGCGTGTGAAGCAGTTGAAAGGCATCACCGCCGACACCATCATGCTGCAGCCGTTCCCGGCCTATGACGCCGCCCAAGAAGACCAGCAGGCGCTGGACGATCTGGAGTGGATCAAGCAGGCGATCACCGCGGTGCGCAACATCCGCGCCGAGATGAACATCGCGCCGAGCAAGCAACTGGACGTGCTGCTGCGCAACGCCAACGCCGATGCACAACGCCGCGTGCAGGAAAACCAGAGCTTTATCGAGAAGCTGGCGCGCCTGCAGTCCATCACCCTGCTGCCTGCTGGCGAGAAAGGCCCGGTTTCCGTCACCAAACTGGTGGACGGCGCCGAACTGCTGATCCCAATGGCGGGCTTTATCGATAAGGATGCGGAAATCGCGCGCCTGACGAAAGAAATGGCCAAGCTGGACGGCGAAATCGCCGCGATCGAAGGCAAGTTGGCGAACGAAAGCTTCGTCGCCCGAGCGCCGGAAGCGGTGGTGAATAAAGAGCGCGATCGTCTGGCGGCCTGCAAGGAAGGCAAAGTGAAACTGCAGGAACAACAGGCGACCATCGCCGCCCTGTAA
- a CDS encoding DNA polymerase III subunit chi, which translates to MSKQATFYLFEHDQPAGALSAHEAVACAVAAERWRAGKRVLIACESQEQAQRLDEALWQREPHEFVPHNLAGEGPYAGAPVELCWPGKRGNAPRDLLINLQPQFADFATAFHEVVDFVPYEDTLKQLARERYKAYRSVGFHLTTATPPTH; encoded by the coding sequence ATGAGCAAACAGGCAACGTTCTATCTCTTCGAACACGACCAGCCCGCAGGCGCGCTCAGCGCCCATGAAGCCGTGGCCTGCGCCGTTGCCGCAGAAAGATGGCGCGCCGGCAAACGGGTGTTGATCGCCTGTGAAAGCCAGGAACAGGCCCAGCGCCTGGACGAAGCGCTGTGGCAACGCGAGCCGCATGAATTCGTGCCGCACAACCTGGCCGGCGAAGGGCCGTATGCCGGCGCGCCGGTCGAGCTGTGCTGGCCGGGCAAACGCGGCAACGCCCCGCGCGATTTGCTGATTAACCTGCAGCCGCAGTTTGCAGATTTTGCTACCGCTTTCCATGAAGTGGTAGACTTCGTCCCTTACGAGGACACCTTAAAACAGTTGGCGCGCGAACGTTACAAAGCCTATCGCAGCGTCGGCTTCCACTTGACCACGGCAACGCCGCCAACTCACTGA
- the pepA gene encoding leucyl aminopeptidase — protein sequence MEFSVKSGSPEKQRSACIVVGVFEPRRLSPIAEQLDKISDGYISALLRRGELEGKVGQTLLLHHVPNILSERILLIGCGKERELDERQYKQVIQKTINTLNDTGSMEAVCFLTELHVKGRNTYWKVRQAVETAKETLYTFDQLKSNKIEPRRPLRKMVFNVPTRRELTSGERAIQHGLAIAAGIKAAKDLGNMPPNICNAGYLASQARQLADAFSSHIATRVIGEQQMKELGMNAYLAVGAGSQNESLMSVVEYKGNPNPDAKPIVLVGKGLTFDSGGISIKPAEAMDEMKYDMCGAATVYGVMRVVAELNLPLNVIGVLAGCENMVGGRAYRPGDVLTTMSGQTVEVLNTDAEGRLVLCDTLTYVERFEPELVIDIATLTGACVIALGHHLTGLMSNHNPLAHELIGASEQAGDRAWRLPLADEFYEQLDSNFADMANIGGRPGGAITAGCFLSRFTRKYSWAHLDIAGTAWRSGKAKGATGRPVAMLAQFLLNRAGLNGDE from the coding sequence ATGGAGTTCAGTGTAAAAAGCGGTAGCCCGGAAAAACAGCGCAGCGCCTGTATTGTCGTCGGTGTTTTTGAACCGCGCCGCCTGTCACCTATCGCAGAACAACTCGACAAAATCAGTGATGGTTATATCAGCGCCCTGTTGCGCCGTGGCGAACTGGAAGGCAAAGTCGGGCAGACATTACTGCTGCACCATGTGCCTAACATTCTCTCTGAACGTATCCTGCTGATCGGCTGCGGCAAAGAGCGCGAACTTGATGAGCGCCAGTACAAACAGGTGATCCAGAAAACCATCAACACCCTCAACGACACCGGCTCGATGGAAGCGGTCTGCTTCCTGACCGAGCTGCACGTCAAAGGCCGCAACACCTACTGGAAGGTGCGCCAAGCGGTGGAAACCGCCAAAGAAACGCTTTACACCTTCGATCAGTTGAAAAGCAACAAGATCGAACCGCGCCGCCCGCTGCGCAAAATGGTATTCAACGTGCCGACCCGCCGCGAACTGACCAGCGGCGAGCGCGCCATCCAGCATGGCCTGGCGATCGCCGCCGGCATCAAGGCCGCCAAAGATCTCGGCAACATGCCGCCGAACATCTGCAACGCCGGCTATCTGGCTTCGCAGGCGCGCCAACTGGCGGATGCCTTCAGCAGCCATATCGCCACCCGCGTCATCGGCGAGCAGCAGATGAAAGAGCTGGGCATGAACGCCTATCTGGCGGTCGGCGCCGGTTCGCAAAACGAATCGCTGATGTCCGTGGTGGAATATAAGGGCAACCCGAACCCGGACGCTAAGCCAATCGTGCTGGTGGGCAAAGGGCTGACCTTCGATTCCGGCGGTATCTCGATCAAACCGGCCGAAGCCATGGACGAAATGAAGTACGACATGTGCGGCGCGGCCACGGTGTACGGCGTGATGCGCGTGGTGGCGGAGCTGAACCTGCCGCTGAACGTGATCGGCGTGCTGGCCGGCTGCGAAAACATGGTCGGCGGGCGTGCCTATCGCCCCGGCGACGTGCTGACCACCATGTCCGGCCAAACGGTCGAAGTGCTGAATACCGACGCCGAAGGCCGCCTGGTGCTGTGCGACACCCTGACCTACGTCGAGCGCTTTGAGCCGGAACTGGTGATCGACATCGCCACGCTGACCGGTGCCTGCGTGATCGCGCTGGGCCACCACCTGACCGGGCTGATGTCCAACCATAACCCGTTGGCGCACGAGCTGATCGGCGCTTCCGAGCAGGCCGGCGACCGCGCATGGCGTTTGCCGTTGGCGGACGAGTTCTACGAACAGTTGGACTCCAACTTTGCCGATATGGCCAACATCGGCGGCCGCCCGGGCGGCGCCATCACCGCAGGCTGCTTCCTGTCGCGCTTTACCCGCAAATACAGCTGGGCGCACTTGGACATCGCTGGCACCGCCTGGCGCTCCGGCAAGGCCAAAGGCGCCACCGGCCGCCCGGTGGCGATGCTGGCGCAGTTCCTGCTGAACCGTGCTGGGCTTAACGGCGACGAGTGA
- the lptF gene encoding LPS export ABC transporter permease LptF yields the protein MIIIRYLVRETLKSQIAILFVLLLIFICQNLVKVLGDAVDGSIPTNLVISLLALTIPKMAQLILPLSLFLGLLMTLGRLYTESEITVMHACGLGKRTLVVAAMVLALLTSLLAALNVFWVGPWATGYQVEVLAEAKANPNIAGLAEGQFKPLQDGNAVLFIGNVKGNTFDNVFMAQLRPSGNQRPSVVVAQHGEINQLKDGSQVVTLDKGSRFEGTALLRDFRITDFTDYKAVIGHRAVTQNETQTEQMSMRALWQSDEPEARAEFHWRLTLVVSVALMALMVVPLSVVNPRQGRVLSMLPAVLLYLVFFLLQTSLQSNAGKGKLDPLLWLWAVNGVYLLIALGLNLWDTVPMRRVRARLRGAA from the coding sequence GTGATTATCATTAGATATCTGGTACGGGAAACGCTCAAGAGCCAAATCGCGATTCTGTTTGTCCTGCTTCTGATCTTCATTTGTCAGAACCTGGTCAAGGTGTTAGGCGATGCGGTGGACGGCAGTATTCCGACAAATTTAGTCATTTCCCTGCTTGCGTTGACCATCCCGAAGATGGCGCAGCTAATTCTCCCTTTAAGCCTGTTCCTCGGTTTGTTGATGACGCTTGGGCGGCTTTACACCGAGAGTGAAATTACCGTTATGCACGCCTGCGGCCTGGGGAAACGCACCCTGGTGGTCGCCGCGATGGTGCTGGCGCTGTTGACCTCGCTGCTGGCGGCGTTGAATGTGTTTTGGGTGGGGCCGTGGGCCACCGGCTACCAGGTGGAGGTGCTGGCGGAAGCCAAGGCCAACCCGAATATCGCCGGGCTGGCGGAAGGCCAGTTCAAGCCGCTGCAGGACGGCAACGCGGTGCTGTTTATCGGCAACGTGAAGGGCAATACCTTTGATAACGTATTTATGGCGCAGCTGCGGCCCAGCGGCAACCAGCGCCCTTCGGTGGTGGTGGCGCAGCATGGCGAGATCAACCAACTGAAAGACGGTTCGCAGGTGGTGACGCTGGACAAAGGCTCGCGCTTTGAAGGCACCGCGCTGCTGCGCGATTTCCGCATTACCGACTTCACCGACTACAAGGCGGTGATTGGCCACCGTGCCGTGACGCAGAATGAAACCCAGACCGAGCAGATGTCGATGCGCGCGCTGTGGCAATCCGATGAGCCTGAAGCCCGCGCCGAGTTCCACTGGCGCCTGACGCTGGTGGTTTCCGTGGCGCTGATGGCGCTGATGGTGGTGCCGCTCAGCGTGGTGAACCCACGCCAGGGGCGCGTGCTTAGCATGTTGCCGGCGGTGCTGTTGTATCTGGTGTTCTTCCTGTTGCAAACCTCGCTGCAGTCTAACGCTGGCAAAGGCAAACTGGATCCGCTGCTGTGGCTATGGGCGGTGAACGGTGTTTACCTGTTGATCGCCCTGGGGCTGAACCTGTGGGATACCGTGCCGATGCGCCGAGTGCGCGCGCGCCTGAGAGGAGCCGCCTGA
- the lptG gene encoding LPS export ABC transporter permease LptG: MFGVLDRYIGRTIFNTIIMTLFMLVSLSGIIKFVDQLRKVGQGDYSALDAGMYTLLSVPKDIEVFFPMAALLGALLGLGQLATRSELVVMQASGFTRLQIAGSVMKTAIPLVLLTMAIGEWVAPQGEQMARNYRAQQMYGGSLLSTKNGLWAKDGNDFIFIERVAGEKELAGVNIYHFNDQRRLETVRYAATATFEDGVWKLAQVDTSDLTNDKLVTGSQTLTGEWKTNLTPDKLGVVALEPDSLSISGLYNYVNYLKVSGQESNRYQLNMWSKIFSPFSVAVMMLMALSFIFGPLRSVPMGIRVVTGISFGFLFYVLDQIFGPLSLVYSMPPVLGALLPSMLFLLISVYLLLKRR, encoded by the coding sequence ATGTTTGGTGTATTGGACCGCTATATCGGCCGGACGATTTTCAACACGATCATCATGACGCTGTTCATGCTGGTTTCGTTGTCCGGCATCATCAAGTTTGTCGATCAACTGCGCAAAGTGGGGCAGGGCGACTATTCGGCGCTGGACGCAGGCATGTATACCCTGCTCAGCGTGCCGAAAGACATTGAAGTGTTCTTCCCGATGGCCGCCTTGCTGGGGGCGCTGCTCGGCCTGGGGCAACTGGCGACGCGCAGCGAACTGGTGGTGATGCAGGCTTCCGGCTTCACCCGGCTGCAGATCGCCGGCTCGGTGATGAAAACCGCTATTCCGCTGGTGCTGCTGACCATGGCGATTGGTGAATGGGTGGCGCCGCAGGGCGAGCAGATGGCGCGCAACTACCGTGCGCAGCAGATGTACGGCGGCTCGCTGCTTTCCACCAAAAACGGCCTGTGGGCGAAAGACGGCAACGACTTTATTTTTATCGAGCGGGTGGCGGGCGAGAAAGAACTGGCCGGGGTGAACATTTACCACTTTAACGATCAGCGCCGGCTGGAAACGGTGCGCTATGCCGCCACCGCCACCTTCGAAGACGGGGTGTGGAAGCTGGCGCAGGTGGACACCTCCGATCTGACCAACGACAAGCTGGTGACCGGCAGCCAGACGCTGACCGGCGAATGGAAAACCAACCTGACGCCGGACAAACTGGGCGTGGTGGCGCTGGAGCCGGATTCGCTCTCCATCAGCGGGCTGTATAACTACGTGAACTACCTGAAGGTGAGCGGCCAGGAATCCAACCGCTACCAACTGAACATGTGGAGCAAAATCTTCTCGCCGTTTTCCGTGGCGGTGATGATGCTGATGGCGCTGTCGTTCATCTTCGGCCCGTTGCGCAGCGTGCCGATGGGCATCCGTGTGGTCACCGGTATCAGCTTCGGCTTTCTGTTTTACGTGCTGGACCAGATCTTCGGCCCGCTAAGCCTGGTGTACAGCATGCCGCCGGTGCTGGGGGCGCTGCTGCCGAGCATGCTGTTCCTGCTGATCAGCGTGTATTTGTTGCTGAAACGGCGCTAG
- a CDS encoding DeoR/GlpR family DNA-binding transcription regulator, which produces MYAEERQEKLLAILKEKRKLSVSEMSERFNVSGATIRTDLRILEDAGMLTRTHGGAILRTRASFEISSDQREEVNLSSKEQIGQLAASLVEDGDIIVLDTGTTTLQIARHIRQRRNITVITNDFIIAKSLEDVESVQIVLLGGIVKKGYHCAVAISGRSLLDSLNIDKAFMGVNALSLKQGACVADIMLAETKRSMVEHANQVIVVCDHSKLGNTSLAQFATAAQIDTVVLDRLPENAEEYQEAGIALLSIEQA; this is translated from the coding sequence ATGTACGCAGAGGAACGCCAGGAAAAACTTCTCGCTATCCTGAAAGAAAAACGCAAGCTGTCCGTCAGCGAGATGAGCGAGCGTTTTAATGTATCTGGCGCCACCATCCGTACCGATCTGCGTATTCTGGAAGACGCCGGTATGCTCACCCGCACCCACGGCGGTGCTATCTTGCGCACCCGCGCCAGCTTCGAAATCAGCTCGGATCAGCGTGAAGAGGTTAATCTCTCCTCCAAAGAGCAAATCGGCCAATTGGCCGCCAGCCTGGTGGAGGATGGCGATATCATCGTGCTTGATACCGGCACCACAACGTTGCAAATCGCCCGTCACATCCGCCAGCGCCGTAATATTACGGTGATCACCAATGATTTTATTATCGCCAAGAGCCTGGAAGATGTGGAATCCGTTCAAATTGTGCTGCTCGGCGGCATCGTCAAAAAAGGCTACCACTGTGCGGTGGCGATTAGCGGCCGGTCGCTGCTGGATTCGCTGAACATCGATAAAGCCTTTATGGGCGTTAACGCCCTGTCGTTGAAGCAGGGCGCCTGCGTGGCCGATATCATGCTGGCGGAAACCAAGCGCAGCATGGTGGAACATGCCAACCAGGTGATCGTGGTTTGCGATCACAGCAAGCTGGGCAATACCTCGCTGGCGCAGTTTGCCACTGCGGCGCAAATCGACACCGTAGTGCTCGATCGGTTGCCGGAAAACGCCGAAGAATATCAGGAAGCCGGTATTGCGCTGCTGAGCATTGAGCAGGCATAA
- a CDS encoding VOC family protein: MANLITGLAHVGLRSADIEQATRFYHSLGFTTRQSLAIEEPQGTVEVRFLALGELILELYQLPWQGQARNAACFGIDHVALRVSDLAAAQLWVERLGYPLTEGPALQPSGSHGVRYFMIAGPDGERVEFNQPL; encoded by the coding sequence ATGGCGAATCTGATTACCGGCCTGGCGCACGTTGGCCTGCGCAGTGCGGATATCGAACAGGCGACCCGCTTTTACCACTCACTGGGTTTTACCACGCGCCAGTCATTGGCCATTGAGGAGCCGCAGGGCACGGTTGAGGTGCGTTTTTTGGCGCTGGGTGAGCTGATACTGGAGCTGTATCAGTTGCCCTGGCAGGGGCAGGCGCGCAACGCGGCCTGCTTTGGCATTGACCATGTGGCGTTGCGGGTTAGCGATTTGGCGGCGGCGCAACTGTGGGTGGAGCGGCTCGGCTATCCGCTGACGGAAGGCCCCGCGCTGCAACCCAGCGGCAGCCACGGCGTGCGCTACTTTATGATCGCCGGGCCCGATGGGGAGCGGGTGGAGTTTAATCAGCCGCTGTAG
- the fucP gene encoding L-fucose:H+ symporter permease, translated as MSDSLINKSEGAQHAAAESIDRSAYLPATPWLQLMLVCCLFALWGMAGNLNDILIAQFKKGFDLSDTQTALVQSIFFLGYFLMALPAAAVIKRYSYKVAIVIGLCLYALGCFLFIPAAMMMTYGAFLACLGIIATGLSFLETSANTYSSLLGPLETSTQRINFSQIFNSLGIIFGVLIGQQLVFGKNDPSHAELLQMPLAQAEATRTQMVSQVVTPYLIIGAVLVVLALIFVAVKFPACKTQRAHNGVGKPLIQSLKILLALPRFRFGVLSQFLYVGAQVGLWSFTIRFVQIIEQGTTEHSATYWLLATLVCYCAGKVVTTALMKKFNPALLLGVFCSLCVFLLLFAVSIQSLVAVVAIMGTNFCMALCWPTNFGLTIKGLGEETQIAGSIVVMSIIGGAVVPLIMGIISDAHGGNMQIAFAVPLICFAYVAFYGFYCVKKGI; from the coding sequence ATGAGCGACTCTCTGATTAACAAAAGCGAGGGGGCGCAGCACGCCGCGGCGGAAAGCATCGACCGCAGCGCCTACCTGCCCGCCACGCCCTGGCTGCAGTTGATGCTGGTCTGCTGCCTGTTTGCCCTGTGGGGGATGGCCGGCAACCTGAACGATATCCTGATCGCCCAGTTCAAAAAGGGTTTCGATCTCTCCGATACGCAAACCGCGCTGGTGCAATCGATCTTCTTCCTCGGGTATTTCCTGATGGCGTTGCCCGCCGCCGCGGTAATCAAACGCTACTCCTACAAAGTGGCGATCGTCATCGGGCTGTGCCTGTATGCGCTGGGCTGTTTCTTGTTTATCCCGGCGGCAATGATGATGACCTATGGCGCGTTCCTGGCCTGCCTCGGCATCATCGCCACCGGCCTGTCGTTCCTCGAAACCTCAGCGAATACCTACTCTAGCCTGCTGGGGCCGCTGGAAACCTCTACCCAGCGCATTAACTTCTCGCAGATCTTCAACTCGCTGGGGATCATTTTCGGCGTGCTGATCGGCCAGCAGTTGGTATTCGGCAAAAACGATCCCTCTCACGCCGAACTGCTGCAAATGCCGCTGGCACAGGCCGAGGCCACGCGCACGCAAATGGTGTCGCAGGTGGTAACGCCATATCTGATCATCGGCGCCGTGCTGGTGGTGCTGGCGCTGATCTTCGTGGCGGTCAAATTCCCCGCCTGCAAAACACAACGCGCGCACAACGGCGTGGGCAAGCCGCTGATACAGTCGCTGAAAATTCTGCTGGCGCTGCCGCGCTTTCGCTTCGGCGTGCTGTCGCAGTTCCTGTATGTCGGCGCGCAGGTGGGGCTGTGGAGCTTCACCATCCGCTTTGTGCAGATCATCGAACAGGGCACGACCGAGCACTCCGCCACCTACTGGCTGCTGGCCACGCTGGTGTGCTACTGCGCCGGCAAGGTAGTCACCACCGCGCTGATGAAGAAATTCAACCCGGCGTTGCTGCTTGGCGTGTTCTGCTCGCTCTGCGTGTTCCTGTTGCTGTTTGCCGTCAGCATTCAAAGCCTGGTTGCCGTGGTTGCCATCATGGGCACCAATTTCTGTATGGCGCTGTGCTGGCCGACCAACTTCGGCCTCACCATCAAGGGGCTGGGGGAGGAAACGCAAATCGCCGGCTCGATCGTGGTGATGTCGATCATCGGCGGCGCGGTGGTGCCGTTGATCATGGGGATCATTTCCGATGCCCACGGCGGCAATATGCAGATCGCCTTCGCCGTGCCGCTGATCTGCTTCGCCTATGTCGCCTTCTACGGCTTCTACTGTGTGAAAAAGGGGATTTAG